A window of the Citrus sinensis cultivar Valencia sweet orange chromosome 9, DVS_A1.0, whole genome shotgun sequence genome harbors these coding sequences:
- the LOC102622550 gene encoding endoglucanase 16, with the protein MAMGTFAKASMAVMALTWPAFFHGLLVTVYANTDFDYKDALGKSIIFLEAQRSGRLPPRHRPAWRGDSGLEDGKQANVDLVGGYYDAGDNVKYGLPMAFTISTLSLSALYYHQELKSAGELQNVMDAIRWGTDYFLKTSSRKNKLYVQVGDPVQDHQCWARPEEMKTPRTVLVIDSKTPGTEIAAETAAAMASASIVFRGVDRPYSRRLLNKAKLLFHFANTHKGTYDGECPFYCSYSGYNDELLWAATWLYMATRNPTYLEYIKEDSISAIVAEFSWDLKYAGAQILLSEMFFESGDQALANFKNQADSYVCSVLPESPYHQVYMTPGGLIHYRDGANAQYVTGTALLFSIYADVLAKHNQKITCGDQQFGSSQLMAFAKKQMDYLLGANPRGRSYMVGFGKDPPTRAHHRGASVPLENVNSGVSCPMSFVNFFLKNMPNPNELTGAIVGGPDKHDNFNDERWDGPMTEPCTYVNSLAIGVLAKLASHPLSN; encoded by the exons ATGGCTATGGGGACCTTCGCAAAAGCATCAATGGCCGTGATGGCCCTGACATGGCCGGCTTTCTTCCATGGGCTTTTGGTCACCGTTTACGCAAACACAGATTTCGATTACAAAGATGCTCTCGGAAAATCAATCATTTTCCTTGAGGCACAGAGATCAGGGAGGCTCCCTCCGCGGCACAGGCCGGCTTGGAGAGGCGATTCCGGCCTTGAGGATGGCAAACAAGCAAAT gtGGATCTCGTTGGAGGATACTATGACGCCGGAGATAATGTTAAGTACGGATTACCTATGGCTTTTACAATCTCTACTCTGTCTTTGAGTGCCCTGTATTATCATCAGGAGTTAAAATCCGCTGGAGAATTGCAAAACGTGATGGATGCTATACGTTGGGGCACAGATTATTTCCTCAAAACCAGCTCTAGAAAGAACAAATTGTATGTTCAG GTGGGAGACCCAGTGCAGGATCATCAATGCTGGGCGAGACCAGAAGAGATGAAGACGCCAAGAACAGTGTTAGTGATTGATTCCAAAACTCCTGGCACAGAGATTGCAGCTGAAACAGCTGCGGCTATGGCTTCTGCTTCCATTGTCTTTAGAGGTGTAGACCGTCCTTATTCCCGTCGTCTCCTCAATAAAGCCAAATTG CTATTTCATTTTGCTAATACTCATAAAGGAACTTACGATGGAGAATGCCCCTTCTACTGCTCTTACTCGGGCTATAAC GATGAGCTGTTGTGGGCTGCAACATGGCTATACATGGCCACTAGGAATCCTACATATTTAGAATACATCAAAGAAGATTCCATCAGTGCCATAGTTGCTGAGTTTAGCTGGGATCTTAAATATGCTGGTGCCCAAATCCTTCTCTCTGag ATGTTTTTCGAATCAGGAGACCAGGCCTTAGCCAACTTCAAGAACCAAGCTGACAGTTATGTTTGCTCAGTTCTTCCTGAGAGCCCATATCACCAAGTTTACATGACTCCAG GTGGTTTGATTCACTACAGAGACGGTGCCAACGCTCAATACGTTACCGGCACAGCACTCCTCTTCAGTATCTACGCTGATGTGCTTGCCAAACATAATCAAAAGATCACTTGTGGAGACCAACAATTCGGTTCTTCCCAACTCATGGCTTTCGCCAAGAAGCAG ATGGATTACTTACTAGGGGCAAACCCTAGAGGAAGATCGTACATGGTAGGGTTTGGCAAGGACCCGCCGACCCGTGCCCACCACCGTGGGGCTTCGGTCCCACTGGAGAACGTGAACTCCGGAGTGAGCTGTCCCATGAGCTTTGTGAACTTTTTCCTAAAAAATATGCCAAACCCTAATGAGCTAACTGGAGCCATCGTTGGGGGACCCGACAAACACGATAACTTCAACGATGAACGTTGGGATGGGCCGATGACTGAGCCATGCACTTACGTCAACTCCTTAGCAATTGGTGTTCTTGCAAAACTCGCGTCTCATCCCTTGTCTAactaa